GTGACGAACGGCAGGCGTCCGGTGGAACCGCCTTGGGAAAATTGGAGATTCGCGGGAGATGCTTGACTCCGCGCGAGGACACCGGCAGCGTGGAGCGCCCTCGATCACCCGCCCACCGCCCGCCGATCTCCGCCCATGGCCGACCTGTCCATCGCCGAGCAGGTGCTCGACACCTGGCGCATCCAGAACCGCATCAACCTCTATCTGCTCGAGGCCATCGCCGACGACGCGCTGGCGGACGTGGGCGCTACGAAGGGGCGCAGCGTCCGCAAGACGTTCGCGCACCTGCACAACGTACGGCTGATGTGGCTCAAGGCCGCCGCGCCGGACCTGCTGGACGGCCTGGACGCACCTGACCCCGAGGAGGAAGACTGGTCGGACCGCGCGGTGTTGCGCCGCGCACTGGAGGCATCGTCCGGGGCGATCGAGACGCTGCTTGCGCGGGGATTGGAGACAGGGAAGATCAAGGGTTTCAAGCCGCACCCGATGGCGTTCCTCGGCTACCTGATCGCCCACGAGGCACATCATCGTGGCCAGATCATGCTCGCGCTGAAGGCGAACGGGCACCTGCCCGACAGGAAGGTGCAGTACGGGCTGTGGGAGTGGGGCTCGCGCTGAAGTTGTTGCTGTTACCTCTCCCAGTCTGTTTTGGGAGAGGTCGAAAAATGGAGAAGTCGAGACGGCAGTTTTGTCTCGACTTCTCCATTTTTCGGGTGAGGGCCCCACCGGCCCGCGTCGGCACGGATGCCTGCGGCGCCATCCCCTTGCTATGAGCCAAGTTCACCGTCACGTTCCACCGTTCCACCGGATTTCCAGCCCTGACAGACATAGACGAGGCATCGGATGAACGGGATCGGGCGCAGGGTGGCCATCGTGGAAGGGTGCCGGACGCCCTTCGCCAAGAGCGGCACCGACTTCAAGGACATGACGTCCACCGAGCTGGGCAAGCTCGCAGTGCGCGAGCTGATCGCCCGCGCCGAGCTGGACGTCGACGAGATCGACCACGTGGTGTTCGGCACCGTGGTGCAGTCGGTGAAGGAGCCCAACATCGCCCGGGAGGTCACGCTGGGCGCGGGGATCCCGCCGTCGGTGCCCGCCTTCACCGTGGGGCGGGCGTGCGCATCGGCCAACCAGGCCATCACCAGCGGCGCCGAGCAGATCGCGCTGGGGCTGGCCGACGTGGTGATCGCCGGCGGCGCCGAGAGCCTGACCGACATCCCCATCCTGTTCAGCCCGGAGATGCGGAACGCGCTGGTCCGCGCGTCGAAGGCGCGCTCCCTGGGCGAGCGGGTGAAGGCGTTCGCCACCATCCGCCCGAAGAATCTGATCCCCGTCACCCCCGCCATCGCCGAGCCCACGACCGGGCTGACGATGGGCGAATCGGCGGAGAAGATGGCGCAGGAGAACGGGATCACCCGCGAGGAGCAGGACCGGTGGGCGCTGCGCTCGCACCAGCTCGCCGCCGCGGCCACGGCCGACGGGCGGCTGACGGCGGAGATCGCCCCGGCGTACATCCCGCCGAAGTACGACCGCGTGGTCACCAGCGACAACGGCATCCGCGCCGACACCTCGCTGGAAAAGCT
The nucleotide sequence above comes from Longimicrobium sp.. Encoded proteins:
- a CDS encoding DinB family protein translates to MADLSIAEQVLDTWRIQNRINLYLLEAIADDALADVGATKGRSVRKTFAHLHNVRLMWLKAAAPDLLDGLDAPDPEEEDWSDRAVLRRALEASSGAIETLLARGLETGKIKGFKPHPMAFLGYLIAHEAHHRGQIMLALKANGHLPDRKVQYGLWEWGSR
- the fadI gene encoding acetyl-CoA C-acyltransferase FadI translates to MNGIGRRVAIVEGCRTPFAKSGTDFKDMTSTELGKLAVRELIARAELDVDEIDHVVFGTVVQSVKEPNIAREVTLGAGIPPSVPAFTVGRACASANQAITSGAEQIALGLADVVIAGGAESLTDIPILFSPEMRNALVRASKARSLGERVKAFATIRPKNLIPVTPAIAEPTTGLTMGESAEKMAQENGITREEQDRWALRSHQLAAAATADGRLTAEIAPAYIPPKYDRVVTSDNGIRADTSLEKLSTLKPVFDRRYGTVTAGNASPLTDGGSAVLLMSEEKAKALGYTPLGYIRGYAYASLSPSDQLLQGPVYAMPTALERAGISMKDVDLMEVHEAFAAQVLSNFQWLTSDRIAKERLGLDRAIGLPDEDRINVMGGSIAIGHPFGATGGRITVTLLNELKRRGGQIGLISVCAAGAMGFVMVVERE